From the genome of Chroococcidiopsis sp. SAG 2025:
CTGGATTTTCAAACACTGCCTGATGAATTTCCCCCCACTGAGGTACGGCATTGCCAAAGTGGATCGCGACTTTTTGCAACGCTTCAGCAGCAATATTTAGGAATTGTTTTGGCGTTCCGCCAAAGGCTAAATCGCCCTTCGCAAATGCTTGCAATAGAAAGCGAGGAGTAGGCTCTATCTGGTTCCCTGCCAAGAATTCCTGCTCGATCGCTGCTGCCGAAATCTTGGTCAACTCCGTGTACCATGCTTCAAAAACCGTAGCTGTTCTAGAGTCGGGACTAACATTACCATTCCACTCTAATAGTTGATTCAGCCAGTCTAAAGTAGCTGTAGGAAGGGGATCTAAGCTGTTTAAAATTGGTTGAATTCGCTCCAGAATTGGTTTGAAGTCGCGATAGAGTAGAGTTATTTGGTCAAGTTGAATTGCCTGCATATCTTGCAAAGATAGCTTATCCTGACTCAAGATCAGCTCGCGGATGCGCTCTGCTCGATAAGGTTCAGCCCATTCCAAACTAATCTGATAGGGATAAGAATCAGGCGCAACTCGATTGTTGGCAGTGACAACAAAACCCGATTTTGGGTTGTAAACTTGAGGCAGTTGCTCGAAGGGAATGAAGCCCTGCCAATCAAATTGACCCGTTCCTGGTACAGGTACAAGCCCAGTATGATCCCGTTGCCGGATAGGGATCTGACCAGGTGCGAAATAACCAATGTTGCCATCTACATCAGCATAAACAAAGTTGAGTCCAGGAGCAACGTAGGATTTTAGTGCTTGGGTGAATTCTTGCCAGTTCTTTGCTCGATTGATGTCTAGGAATGCACCCAGAGAGTTATCCTCTTGAGCCAGACTAACCCATTGCAGCGCCATTGGTTGACTAATTTCCAAGGCATCGGAGATGACTGGACCATAAACGCTTTCCCGCACTGAAACGACAACATCGTCCCTACCCAAAACTTTGATTGTTTCTGTGCGGACTTGGTAGGGAAGAAACCGATCTTTGTAAACGTAACCTTTTCGATCTGGAGTTTCTGCCAGGATGTAGAGATCTTGCACATCTGCTAGTAAACTGGTTGCACCCCAGGTAATATGGCGATTGCGTCCGATCGCCACTCCAGGCTGTCCGGGCAAGCTAGCACCAATCGCCTTAAATGTAGGAGACTTAAGGTCTACCAGATACCAAGTGGACGGGATTTGCAGGCGGAGATGGGGATCGTTCGCCAACAGAGGCTTGCCTGTAGTGGTGCGATCGCCTGCAACCACCCAGTTATTTGAGGCTAGAGGTGTGGGAGAGAATAATTGACTTAAAGCCAAGGTTGACTTCACTGTCGCCTGCCCTGAGTTAGTTAAAGTATCGTAGATAGTGGGTAAAGCAGGTACACTTCTTCCTCGTTCCCCTTGTCTCTCCGCACGAGTTGATGCAGTCAAGCCGGGATTTTTCTCAATGTCCTCTGGCTGTAAAATGGTGACATTGCCCGTGTAGAGCGGAAAGAGTTCTTGAATCCGCTCAAAGCTAAGTCCCCGTGCTAGCAGCTGAGAACGAAATAATTCACTCTCAAAATTAGTCGATAGTCCTAAGCTTTGTAACTTCTGTAGCGCCAAAACATCAGATGGCTGCCACGGTTCGGGTTTATAGCCCAACTGTTGAAATTCTTCAGATAGGGGAAGATTCTGATTGAGATAGGCGTTGACTCCCTGGGTGTATTGCCCTACCACCTGTTTAACTTTATGAGGCAGGCTGTTATACGCTGACTGGGCAGCGCGGTAAAGCCCGATGCTACGATTGAGCGTATCTTGTTCCAGGGTTGTCTCACCGAGTACCTCGGAAAGCCGACCTGCAACGGTTCGGCGCTGGAAATCCATTTGCCACAGGCGATCGCTAGCGTGAACAAACCCAAGGGAGAAAAATAGATCGTTTTCATTTTTTGCCTCAATGTGAACCACCCCAGAAGGTTCGCGAAACACTTCTACCTTGTTTTCTCGCTTTGGTAAGTTGAGCGATAAGTCCAAATCTAAATTTTTCGTGGCGGGTACTTGACCGATCGTCTTACTAGTTGCCGTGTCGAGCGCACTCCAAGATTCACCTGGGATCGGAGCGTCCGAGGGCGCTAGGGTATATGGTTGATTAGAGTTTGAGGGCGCGAGATATTTTTCACGAGCAGCACTACTAATTGTCGGTACGATCGGTAGCAATGCCACGATAACAACTACGATCGCCCATTTCCAGAATGAAGATTGTTTCATTTCTGTGATTCACTATCCTGGCTACCATGCAATATTTTATAGCCTCTGCTATGTTTTTTGAAAGTTCGATGTTTATCATTTCGCATCCAAAAAACCACTACGAATTAAGTAGTCAAAATAAGTATTCAGTAACTTATTGTCTACCGCAGGGCAGATAATCGAACTTTCTGCTAGCGCGGTCTACATTGCTTGACAGCTAATTTTCGGTTCTCTAACTGGTTGATGTTCTGGAAAATATTTGAGCAAGAAAGGTAAAAGAGGATATAAGGGATGCGACTGCGATCGCGCTTGGTTACTAAGCTGTACCTGCCAATCTTGATAAGAAACATACTGAATGGGATAGCTTAAAGAACGAAGAAAATCTGTTAGCTGATGCCAAGAAATAGGTTGAGGATTGTGTAAATGGAAAGATTTACCAAGTGCTTCGCGTTGTCTGGATAGATAGACAATGCTTTTGCTGACATAATCAACCGGAGATAAATCCAATATGTCAGTTATACCAGCCATACTTCCCATTTGGATGCAACCTTCGATCATTCGACAAATAATATCATCTGTATACCAAGTACCTGTTTGACTATGACCGGAAATAAAGGGTGATCTGTAGACAGAAACGAGAATACCTCGCGATCGCGCAATATTAGCTAATTTTTCGGTAACTCATTTACTTTGAGAGTAGGTAAGTTTCATGCCAGAGCTATGAGTAAGTGGGTCTGATTCGTCCACTATTTTTCCCAAATATAAACCAAATATAAAGATGACTCAAAAACAGCAATGGTAGAAATATGATGTACCCCTTTAATTTTATCTAAACTTGCCAAGTGGAAGATTTCTTGGGTTGCCAAAACATTGCTAGGCTTTAAAGCTTCGTAGGGATAAACATAATTTAGCCGAGTTGCACTGGGTCCTCTGGAGTTATGGGGTAAAATGTTATTCATATAACAAAAGCTCTCGCTCTAGCTAATGGATTTCTATTTAGATACCCTTCTAAACTTGCCCAACGCTACAGTAGAATGCTGTCAAAAGCTTGAAGAGTATGTCTGCCTTCATTTGAAACTACTCAATGGTGGAATAAATTGCCCTTATTGCCAGTGCTACACAGAAGAAATTCATCAAGATAGACCAATATTAGTGAGAGATTTGTCTATTTGTGGTCAAGTAGTTTACTTAAAAATTCCTCGCCGGCAGTTTGAATGTACTAATTGCGGTCGATATACTACAGAACCCCTAGATTTCGTGGAAAACAAACGGCGGCATACCAAAAGATATGAAAAGTATGTCTATCAAAGAGTAGCAACTAGTGGGTCATTTGGTATGAGTGTTGCCATAAAAAGGATGGTCAATTAAAGTGAAGATACATAGTTTTTCAGGTTGTGATGACACGGCAAAAAAAAGCACCTTTGCGACCGTTAAGTGATGAAGAACAAACCGACTTGAAAAAACTGAGCCGTTCTCAATCCCAATCATCTGCTAGTGTCATGCGGGCCAAAGCGATTCTAGCCGTGGCTCTTGGGGCTGATTACACGAGTGCAGCGCAGTTAGTAGGATTACGCTGTGGTGATACGGTCAGCAAGTGGGTCAGTCGCTTCAATGTTGAAGGCTTAGCTGCCTTACAGCCTCGACATGGCGGTGGGGCAGTAGTGCAATACAGCGAACCAGAAAAACAACGCATCCTGTCCGAATTTCAGCGTCAACCAGAGCGGCAGAAAGAGGGCACGGCAACCTGGTCAGTAGCTACACTTCAACGGGCTTTGCGTCAGGCTCCTGATGGCTTAACCCAAATCAGTACTTATACAATTTGGCAGGTACTCAAAGAGGCGGGCTATAGCTGGCAAAAGAGCCGCAGTTGGTTAAAAACTGGACAGGTGAAGCGCATACGCAAAGGCAAGCTAGTAGTAGTAACTGACCCAGATACCGTGGCAAAAAAAAACTGATAGAACGCGCTTACACTCAGGGACAGAAGCTAGGCTTGAGTGTGTGGTGCGAAGACGAGGCGGGACCATTTGGCACTGCTCCTTACCCTGGTAGCAATTGGCAGCCAGTAGGTAAACCGACACGGCAAGAACATGAATATATCCGTAATGGCACAGCCAAGCTGTTAACGCTATTCCATCCCGCTACTGGGCAAGTACGAGTTAAGGGTGTTACCAGTTGTACCAATGCTGTGTTGCACGAATGGCTCAAGCAAGAATTAGCTAGTGTTGTACAATCACTGCCAACTCCAGCTCGATTACTCAAGCCTGAAGAAAATCAACGGTTATGGAAAAGTTGGCAGCAGGGGTTGAAAGTACGCTTTACACTCCCACACGACTTACCGCCACTGCGAATGTTGCTAGTGATGGATAACTTGGTCGGACATAAAACTCCCCAGTTGGTATTGTGGCTGTGTGCTCATGGCATCATGCCGCTCTACACACCTCTTGGCGGTAGCTGGCTGAATATGGCTGAGTCGATTCAACGAATTCTCAAACGCCGAGCTCTAGAGGGGCATCATCCGCAAACAGCCTATCAAATTATTGAGTGGTTGGAAGCAACTGCTTTTGGATGGAACCAACAACCAACGCCGTTTGTCTGGGCAGGATTACGAGCGCAACGTCGAGACAGAGCGCGTCAAAGATTTCACTCTCTTGGTGGTTCTGGTGCCTGTACGCATCGTCCTCTTCGGCGGACAACTATTGCCAAAAATAATGGCAACACTCATACCAAATGACCCACTAGCAGTATTCAAGAAGTTTGTCGGCAAGAGGGGTTGAAGTACGATGAAGTCAAAGCAATGTTTGATGGGGTAAGTAAACAGCATCAAAAAAAATTTGGCAACCAGTTAAACGGTTAAGTCTAGATGAGTTAAGTATGCACAAAGGACACAAACACTTCAAGACGGTAGTTGGTGATATTGAACAGGGATATTTGCTTGATGTGCTCAATACTCATAAACAATCAGAAGTGATAGAAGCCTTGATGCAACAACCATCTCATCTGAGAGAACAAGTAGAGCAAGTGAGTATAGATATGTGGGGTGAATTTCCCAAGGTGATTGAAAAAGTTTTTCCTAATGCTACCCTAGTTTACGATCGGTTTCATGTCATGCAAATGGTGAATAAAGCATTAAATAAGTTGAGAAAGAAGAGCGGTATTACTACCAAAGGTAGTCGCACTCTGTTACTAACTAATGCTGAAGATTTGTTCCAGAAAGACCAACTGCAACTACAATGTCTAAGAGCGCCTTAGCTTCTAAATCTATGACATCATTAATTCTAATACTTTTTGATGTTAATTAGTCGAATAGGATATCTACCAATTAATAAATATTTGAGCCAACTAGCAAAACTTCTATAGGTAAGTTTATACCAACTTCGGTATCAATCTGGTTTTTAATGTCGATATTACTGAGAGAATTTAGACCCATTTCATTTAGGGGCTTTTGTAAATTTAGAGTTTGGGATTCATTACCAAATACGAATACTGATTCAACTTTTGACTGGCTAGCAGCCTCTAATCCGCGTTCTAGCAGTTGGGGTACTGTTAGCAAATATTTAGCCCCAGCATCATTTAATTGATATGCAAGTTCGCTAGCTGTATAAGATGGATTTGCCGTGCTGCTAACTCCACCTAAAAGGGCGATCGCCCCAAAAGCGATTGGCTATTCCGAACAGTTAGGACTATAAATAGAAAAGTCCAACTCGCTCCTGGGGGCTTGTTTTTATTGTCTCAAACCTCTCCTGAGCTTGTGGCGAATGCTTGGGCCAAGCTTCAGCGTCCGAATGGAATTATCCAGATCGCCAGTTATGTAAACTGTATCCCCCGCAATCGCAACCCCTGTGAGTCCATAAGGTGGGGGTCCACCAGGAAAACCCGCTAAGCCGATTGGTAAGTTCTGCTGGAGAGTTAGACTTTTGCCAGTATTAATATCTATGGCTCTGATGCTTTGCTTACCAGTTTCAGCTACCACAGCAATTCCATCAGCATGATAAGCTACACCTTCTGGTGAGGATAAATCCTTGGCAATAACAGTACGCTGTCCAGTTGTTAAATCGATCCGCGAGAGAGAATTGCTCAGAAACTCTGTGACCAAAACAGTAGAATCATTCACCAGAGCTAAGCCTGTCGGACAAGATAAACCTTTTGCTACTGTGCGTCGATTAGTACCTGCTATATCTACAATCTGAGTCAGTTGACCTAAAGCACAGTCAGCTACTACAATACTGCCATTCTTTAGCTCAATCGCATCGTAGGGTACGCCAAAGCCCGTATAGGTATTCAGTACTGCTCCCGTTTCTCGATTCAATCGCTGGACAGCATTACCAAACCAACTGCTGATAATTGCATTTCGGTTATTCACCGAAACAGTTAGAGGGTTTTGAATGGGCGTAACAATATTGCGGATTGTCTGCTGTATGCGTCCGGTTTTCCTGTCCAAAATTCGATAGGAATTCGTGTCAGCAACATAAAGAGAGTTCCCATAGACAGAAATTCCGCCTGGCGCTGTCAGTCCTCCACTGTCCACAACTTTACGGACACGACCTGTTTGTGTATTGACTTCGTTAATATCGCTGTCTACAAAGTTGCTGGCGTACAACAAATCGGTAGGGCCAAAGGCAAGATTGTCTAATCCTGGTTGTAACTGAGCGATCGCTGTTATTTGACCTGTGGCGAGATCGACTTTCACAACTTCACCAGTTGCTGCATCTAGCGCAAATAGCTCGCCTTTGGAATTAAACTTAACAGCAGTTGGACTCTTCAATCCCGATGCAAGGAGCGCGATCGCACCCGTATCGACGTTAATTTTGATAATTTCTCCGGTAAACTGAACCGGACTGTACAGGAGTCCATCACTACCAAAATCAAAAGCATTTAATCCTGGCTTGTTGAGAATCAAGCGCGGAGAATTTTGTCCTGTAGGATCGACTTCATATAGTCCAGTATTCTTTAAACTGAGACTTTGACCGATAAAGATGCGATCGCGTTTGTCTTGGGCGATCGGATCGACAGCTGGTATACCAGCAACAATTGTCTCTACTTTGTTTGTCTGAGGATCGAAAGTCCTCACCTCACTGCTGAGTAAAGCCGTATAAAAAATTTGACCGTTTGGCGTAAAAATGAAATCGTCAGCTTGACCGTCAGGGGAGTTAAGAAAAATCTCGTACTTGCCTGTTGCGACATCAACTTTATATAAAGTTTGCTCGGCTACGCTACCTACATATAGCTGTTCCTTAGCGTCAAACCTCAAACCATTCAAACCCTTGAACGGCGATGGCTGTACTAAAACTTCTGGAACTGCCTGAGCTGACCCTGTTTGGAGTAGAAAAAAAGGACTAATCAACAGTAGTTCCCACCGCCAATACTTATTTTTAAACCATTTCATCATTGGTGACATTATCGATCGTTGAGTGTTGCTTGTAGAATTTTCATTTTATTTGAATTCCTTACGAAGATTAATAGCAGGCTTGCGATTGAAGAAGTTAGCTAATTTGAGCATCAAGCAGAAGTATTCCAGAGGTTTTGATAAAGGATTAAATTGCTATCTTTTCAAGCGAAAGTATCGTTTCAACAATTCTACAACATCTCCCACCTCCCTATAATTTATCATTCTCATCTTATCCTTTCCTTTCGAGGACTACTTCATTGAATCGACGATCGACGTCCGACATAAGAAGAGTGGCAAAATACAATGGACGCGCGAGTGTGGCAACAACCTGTTCTATCTGCGTTAGGAGTAGCCGCTTAATCCACTTGAATGCTGTAAATATATTACGCTCCCTGTGATGCTCAAACTCTATACTTTTCGTACATCCTCTAATATGACATCACTTGCTTTTTCGCTAATCATATAGATAGGTGTGAGCGGAAAGTACCCAGGAATGCGCGGGAATATGGAAGCGTCCACAACCCGTAGATTCTGAGTGCCGTGAACGCGGAATTTACTGTCAACCACAGCCATTGTGTCTTTGAGAAGACCCATCTTATTGCTACATGAAGCATGGTGCCCCCACGCCTCGTTTGCCACAAAATTGGCAATTTCATTGCGTGAGTTGACTGTCGAACCTGGAACTACTTCGCTCTGGGTAATATCCTCAACGTGTCCGTTCATCCGACGTACAAATTCAACACCTTCGACAAGTGCCGCCATATCGTCGTCTTCGGTCTCATTACCGTCAGCAAAATAACGGAAGTTAATGTCGGGTACATCCCGTGGATCGGCTGAGCGCAGGTTTACGCTTCCCGCACGATTGCCCGTGTATGCTTTAAGAATCAGCCAGGTGAATTGGTTGATTTGGTTGCTCTGCGAGTAACCAGGGTAATAGCCTCGGAACGCCCCAGGTGCACCAGCCCCGATAAAGAGGTCGGGTTCAGGGTATGCCTTGGTGCGTGCCACTTCTGACTTTCGCATATTACCGATAAACAATCCGTTACTCGTGTAAATTCCCCGACCTTGTGTCCACTGCGTTAGGCATGGGTCTGACGGCTGCCCTGGTGTGCAGTCCTGAGAGAGTGTAAAATCCGAATCTAATTGCGCCACTACACTAATTTCGTAGTGGTCTTGTAAGTTCTCGCCGACACCTGGAAGGTCGACGACTGGCGTAATGCCGTGACTGTGCAGCTCATCTGCTGGACCAATTCCGGAAAGTTTTAGAATCTGAGGACTGTTGAAGGCACCTGCTGCTAGAATCACTTCACGCGAAGCGAGCATTGTCTTTCTCGATTCAGGTTCGGGTCCATCAGCAATAGCTTGTGGATCGGCGCGGTAGAGATGTGCGCCTTCAAGATACTCAACACCAATCGCCGTCGTACCATCAAATAAGACGCGAGTTACCAAAGTATGCATTTTCACAATCAAATTGTGAGGGATCTCAGCTACAGTCTCTCGGATCAGGTCACGCGAACTCCGCCGCCGACCATTTCGAGTAGAGATGGGGATATTGTAAAGACCTTCGATTCCCCCAACATTAACTGACCATGCGTTCGGATCGAGTTCCTTACGGAAAAAAGAGTCTAGTACCCCTACGTGACCGCTCTCACGTACTGCTGAGTCTAAAATGCGTTGAATATTGATATCCTCAGCAAACATCATCGGGTCGGCAACTTCTGTTGTCAACCAGCCATCAAAGCCATGACGTGTCAAATTATCGTTTGAATCTTTTGGTCGCTCGACATAGCCGCACTGCTCAAGCCGCTCGAAGTACTTGCGCATATTCTCGGCACGCCAACTAGGATCGCCGGTGAGTTCTGCGATATACTCCCAATCAGCATTGTTCGGATAGACCATAATCATAGCATTATGGATAGTACATCCACCGAGGGCACCCGCTCTCGGATAAAAAATACCACCCTTGTCAAGAACATACTTGCTATCGCGGCGTTGACGTGCTTCGTCAGTATAGTGTCGGACGAAGTAGTCCCATCGTACCCTGGGGTCTTCACTAACGAGTGGGTGGAAAAGTGGTACCGAGGCGAGGTCGTCACCGTCACTACCACCAGCCTCAATCAAGACCACCTTATGCCCTGCTCTTGCAAGATTGACGGCAAGAGGACCGCCACCAGCACCCGATCCAACCACTATGTATTCAATCGGTGCTGACGGGCTTACAGGAATAGCTTTGTGAGGATGGGCTAATGTGGTGACTAAACCAGTGGAGAATAGAGCAGCATTTTGAAGAAAGCGGCGACGGTTGTAAGGCTTGTAAACCATAAGTTCTTTATGTTGACAGGAATTTGTTTTGTGTATTAATAGCTCTTCGGATGTTAGACCTTCAAGCAAACCTTTCGGTTGTGTTGCAAAAACTTTTAGAAGCACTAAAGATGATGGTGTTTCGACTTGTAGTTATGACTACAAATAGTGTTTGATTTTTTTCAACACAACCATGAATTGTGCAGTGTACTGGAAATTATACATTGATAGGAAGACAATTACATCAGCCAAATTTAAGTTTTTGTTAAAGGTCAAAACACACGGTGGCGTATTTGTAAAGTGAGCTGTATCGCAAATTCTTTTTAAGGATAAACGAATTATGTCATTCGTCTTGTTTTAAGCAACAACTCCAAAGAGTTCTTCGATGAATTTCGCACTTGATACACCATCCCCTTGTTCGATTCCTTTCGCTTGTCCTTTACGAATCATACTCATAGCTTCAATACCCCTCAATGTTCTCCTAGCTGTATTGAAGGACTGGAATCCTATCATTAGGTTTCAAAATCCGTTTAATGTTTCGGCGATCTTGCTCGACCACATTGTTTAAGTATTTGTTTTGCCGCAACTCAATTGTTTGGGACAGGGTCTCTTCATTTTGCAATGTCTCCACAGCATTAGGATGCGCTGCATTTTTATCGACGTTGAATGCGCGCGGTGGTCGCGTGTGAACTCAACGTTTTGCCCAAAAAGCGAGCAGCGGCTTTGCCATCCCGCTTGGCACTCAGCATAAAGTAAGCGCGTATTCCCTGCCGAATCCACGCCACGATAAAGATACTTCCACCTTCCCTTCACCTGAATGTACGTCTCATCGACTCGCCACGAGTCGTTCGTTGGATTCAAATGCGGGTGGATTCTTTTGTTTAATTGGGGTGCATAGTTCAGTACCCATCAGTTGATGGTGGAGCGATCCACGGTGATTCCCCGTTCTGCCATCATTTCTTCTAAATCTCGGTAGCTTAAGGGATAGCGGCAATACCACCGCACGTTCAGTAGGATGATTTCGGGCAGAAAGTGTCGCCACTTAAACAAGAACTGAGCAGCCATTTAGATTGAAGTCAGAGAAAATTAAACCCTCTTACTCTATCATTTTTGCGACAGAACCAATATTCTTGAGTCGATCATTTACCGACTCAATGAGTGTGCATTTACGCAGTAGAATCTTGTCAATCGATTTTGGATTTACGATTTTGGATTTACCCCACGATTAAAATCAGGGGCTTGGAATAATGACGCTACGCATTTTTTGATGAGCCATAAATGAATTTAGGGGCTTGAAACCGAGTATTTTAGATTCTAGATTTAGATTTAATCCAAAATCCAATCGGAAATTGCAAAACTGACTCGATATCCTCCGTGCGCCAATTCTTGAGCTAGCGCAATCATTTGATTGATCTGTCCTAGAAGAGGAAGTGAGACAAACATTATGTGTTCTTTCATAACTGTCAGGGGGTAGCTCTTGTAAAGAATGGCAAGACTTGCAGTTGGAAAGCAAAGTTACCAGTACCGAGAAAATTTTTGCGATCGAACATACATTTTAGATTAGACTTACCCAAGTCAATTGCAATCGCATTCTTTCATAATCGATAGTTGTTCTTTTAGCAGTGTAAAATGATGTGAGATCGAAATTCACATCGACTAATTTCATAACAAACTTGCATGACATTATCGTGTGCAAAACTCGTCAATTCTATGGAAGTACTCAGTCTTGCGTATCTTTCTCAAGCCTTCCCATATTCGTACCCTCATCAAACTCTCGCAGGCGATCGATCGCGTCACTGACGTTATCGGTAGTTCTGGCATTTGGCTGGTCATTCTCTTAATCGCTATTGGGTTCTATAATGTTGTTGCCCGCTACATCGGACGAGCGATCGAAATCAGGCTGTCTTCCAATACATTAATCGAACTGCAATGGTATTTGTTTTCATTAATGTTTTTTCTCGGATTTGCTTACATTTTGAAGAGCGGTGCAAACGTCCGAGTTGACATTCTCTACACCCGCTGGAGTGAAAAGCGACGGGCGCTGATAGATTTTCTCGGCACGGTCTTTTTCTTGATTCCGTTTTGCGTTTTAGGCATTTGGGTAAGCATTAACCCTGTCTTGCAGTCGTGGGGACTTTTGCCTGACGGTACGTGGGGGAGTTGGGAGCTGTCTTCAGATGCAGATGGCTTACCACGAGCGCC
Proteins encoded in this window:
- a CDS encoding penicillin acylase family protein, with amino-acid sequence MKQSSFWKWAIVVVIVALLPIVPTISSAAREKYLAPSNSNQPYTLAPSDAPIPGESWSALDTATSKTIGQVPATKNLDLDLSLNLPKRENKVEVFREPSGVVHIEAKNENDLFFSLGFVHASDRLWQMDFQRRTVAGRLSEVLGETTLEQDTLNRSIGLYRAAQSAYNSLPHKVKQVVGQYTQGVNAYLNQNLPLSEEFQQLGYKPEPWQPSDVLALQKLQSLGLSTNFESELFRSQLLARGLSFERIQELFPLYTGNVTILQPEDIEKNPGLTASTRAERQGERGRSVPALPTIYDTLTNSGQATVKSTLALSQLFSPTPLASNNWVVAGDRTTTGKPLLANDPHLRLQIPSTWYLVDLKSPTFKAIGASLPGQPGVAIGRNRHITWGATSLLADVQDLYILAETPDRKGYVYKDRFLPYQVRTETIKVLGRDDVVVSVRESVYGPVISDALEISQPMALQWVSLAQEDNSLGAFLDINRAKNWQEFTQALKSYVAPGLNFVYADVDGNIGYFAPGQIPIRQRDHTGLVPVPGTGQFDWQGFIPFEQLPQVYNPKSGFVVTANNRVAPDSYPYQISLEWAEPYRAERIRELILSQDKLSLQDMQAIQLDQITLLYRDFKPILERIQPILNSLDPLPTATLDWLNQLLEWNGNVSPDSRTATVFEAWYTELTKISAAAIEQEFLAGNQIEPTPRFLLQAFAKGDLAFGGTPKQFLNIAAEALQKVAIHFGNAVPQWGEIHQAVFENPAFPSISRQVPFGGDRYTINVGTYDSQTFLMRNGSSYRQLIDLSNLENSQFIHPIGQSGQLSSPFFDNLLPLWQQDQYLPMKTKDFPIAAQ
- a CDS encoding SDR family oxidoreductase is translated as MNNILPHNSRGPSATRLNYVYPYEALKPSNVLATQEIFHLASLDKIKGVHHISTIAVFESSLYLVYIWEK
- a CDS encoding transposase family protein; the encoded protein is MDFYLDTLLNLPNATVECCQKLEEYVCLHLKLLNGGINCPYCQCYTEEIHQDRPILVRDLSICGQVVYLKIPRRQFECTNCGRYTTEPLDFVENKRRHTKRYEKYVYQRVATSGSFGMSVAIKRMVN
- a CDS encoding helix-turn-helix domain-containing protein, which encodes MTRQKKAPLRPLSDEEQTDLKKLSRSQSQSSASVMRAKAILAVALGADYTSAAQLVGLRCGDTVSKWVSRFNVEGLAALQPRHGGGAVVQYSEPEKQRILSEFQRQPERQKEGTATWSVATLQRALRQAPDGLTQISTYTIWQVLKEAGYSWQKSRSWLKTGQVKRIRKGKLVVVTDPDTVAKKN
- a CDS encoding transposase, which codes for MWCEDEAGPFGTAPYPGSNWQPVGKPTRQEHEYIRNGTAKLLTLFHPATGQVRVKGVTSCTNAVLHEWLKQELASVVQSLPTPARLLKPEENQRLWKSWQQGLKVRFTLPHDLPPLRMLLVMDNLVGHKTPQLVLWLCAHGIMPLYTPLGGSWLNMAESIQRILKRRALEGHHPQTAYQIIEWLEATAFGWNQQPTPFVWAGLRAQRRDRARQRFHSLGGSGACTHRPLRRTTIAKNNGNTHTK
- a CDS encoding transposase, whose translation is MWQPVKRLSLDELSMHKGHKHFKTVVGDIEQGYLLDVLNTHKQSEVIEALMQQPSHLREQVEQVSIDMWGEFPKVIEKVFPNATLVYDRFHVMQMVNKALNKLRKKSGITTKGSRTLLLTNAEDLFQKDQLQLQCLRAP
- a CDS encoding AMP-binding protein; this translates as MAFGAIALLGGVSSTANPSYTASELAYQLNDAGAKYLLTVPQLLERGLEAASQSKVESVFVFGNESQTLNLQKPLNEMGLNSLSNIDIKNQIDTEVGINLPIEVLLVGSNIY
- a CDS encoding GMC family oxidoreductase, which codes for MLLKVFATQPKGLLEGLTSEELLIHKTNSCQHKELMVYKPYNRRRFLQNAALFSTGLVTTLAHPHKAIPVSPSAPIEYIVVGSGAGGGPLAVNLARAGHKVVLIEAGGSDGDDLASVPLFHPLVSEDPRVRWDYFVRHYTDEARQRRDSKYVLDKGGIFYPRAGALGGCTIHNAMIMVYPNNADWEYIAELTGDPSWRAENMRKYFERLEQCGYVERPKDSNDNLTRHGFDGWLTTEVADPMMFAEDINIQRILDSAVRESGHVGVLDSFFRKELDPNAWSVNVGGIEGLYNIPISTRNGRRRSSRDLIRETVAEIPHNLIVKMHTLVTRVLFDGTTAIGVEYLEGAHLYRADPQAIADGPEPESRKTMLASREVILAAGAFNSPQILKLSGIGPADELHSHGITPVVDLPGVGENLQDHYEISVVAQLDSDFTLSQDCTPGQPSDPCLTQWTQGRGIYTSNGLFIGNMRKSEVARTKAYPEPDLFIGAGAPGAFRGYYPGYSQSNQINQFTWLILKAYTGNRAGSVNLRSADPRDVPDINFRYFADGNETEDDDMAALVEGVEFVRRMNGHVEDITQSEVVPGSTVNSRNEIANFVANEAWGHHASCSNKMGLLKDTMAVVDSKFRVHGTQNLRVVDASIFPRIPGYFPLTPIYMISEKASDVILEDVRKV
- a CDS encoding TRAP transporter small permease subunit, which encodes MRTLIKLSQAIDRVTDVIGSSGIWLVILLIAIGFYNVVARYIGRAIEIRLSSNTLIELQWYLFSLMFFLGFAYILKSGANVRVDILYTRWSEKRRALIDFLGTVFFLIPFCVLGIWVSINPVLQSWGLLPDGTWGSWELSSDADGLPRAPIKTTIIVAFATLLAQGVSQAIKYLAILKGYTQVAQTIQEDAEQLPLE